GCTTTACGCTCTACGCTAAAGCAACAATGCTCTGCACTCTAAACCCAATACCCTTCTTTACGCTCTACGCTTTACGCTCTACGCTATATCAAAGGGACTCTGGAACCTCATTAATGGGAAATCGAAAATCCCTGAAAATTTCCTATTTCCTATTTCCACTTTCCTCTGCGAGATCACGCTATGAAAGCCAGAACACGTTAATTGGAAATCGGAAATCGGAAATCGGAAATCTTTGAAACACTGGAACTCTGGAACTATGGAACCTTGGAACCTTGGAACTCTCATGCTGAGCGTAAAGCACAGAACGTAAAGCGTAAAGAAGTGGTGTTCATGACTCACCTCTCACCCCTGCACTCTAAGCTCAACTTTACGCTCTACGCTCTACGCTATTCGCCAGGTTGAGAGTGCGGGCAAAGGATTCATTCAATTTTAACCAATTAAGTTTTTTTGGAACGTAATGAATAGGTTCATTATCTTTGGCAAAAACTGGATTATGAAAGGGATCGTATCACTATTGCTAATGCTTGTCCTAAGCACCATTGAATTAGTTGGTCAGACAGGTATCTTTACTGCATCCACCGATATCGGGCCTGTAAAAACTCCGGGCAAAACAACCTATGATGCTTCTCTCGGTCAGTATACACTTTCTGCCGCCGGAGCAAACATCTGGGGTACTTCCGATGAATTTCATTTTGCATGGGTGAAAATAACCGGAGATTTTATCCTTTATGCCAGGTTGGAATTTCCTGAAATTGGCGGCAATGCCCACAGGAAAGCCGGTATCATGTTCCGCGAAAGCCTTGATCCTTCTTCTCCGTATGCCGATGCCGTGCTTCATGGCGATGGCCTTACTTCGTTGCAATACCGGCCTTCTTATGGAGCTGAAACATTCGAAATTAAAAGCATCCAGCAGCATTTTACCATCCTTCAGCTGCGCCGCGAAGGGACAACAATTGTTGCTTCGGCTGCCCATGATGGGGAACCGCTTCAGAAAATCGGACAGATCGAACTGGGAGAGAAGGGCAAAGAATTCTATGCCGGCATTTTTGTTTGTTCCCATGACCCTGACCGGACCGAAAAAGCTGTTTTCAGTAACCTGAGGCTCACCATTCCCGCTCCCGAAGGGTTTGTTCCCTATCGTGATTTTATTGGTTCCCGGCTTGAAATCATGGATGTACAAACCGGACACAGAAAAGTAATTTATGAATCAGAGGTTCCTTTTGAAGCTCCCAACTGGACAAAAGACGGTAAGTACCTGATAGTTAACCAAAAGGGACTTCTGATAAAAATTCCGGTGGAAGGCGGCAATCCGGTTGAACTCAATACAGGCTCAGCCCGCTTTAATAATAACGATCATGGAATTTCGTTCGACGGAAAATGGCTTGCCATCAGTAATATGCCCCCCGAACGAAACGGCCGGTCGCATGTTTACGTGCTTCCTGTCAGCGGAGGTGAACCGAAACTTGTTACCGAAAACGGGCCTTCTTACTGGCATGGATGGGCACCTGACGGGAAATCGGTTGTCTTTGTTGGTGAACGAAACGGAGAATTTGACGTCTACAGTATTCCGGTTAACGGCGGAAAGGAAACCAGGCTTACCACCGCCCGCGGCCTTGATGATGGCCCTGAATATACGCCTGACGGCAGGTATATCTGGTTCAATTCAAACCGTACCGGAACCATGCAGTTGTACCGCATGAAACCTGATGGCTCGGCACAGGAACAGATGACATTCGACGAGTGGAACGACTGGTTCCCTCATATTTCACCTGACGGGAAATGGATTGTCTGGGTTTCCTTTCCGGTAACGGTTCCTTCCGGAGATCATCCGTATTACAAAGACGTGATGATCCGCATGATGCCGGCAACAGGTGGAGCACCCAGAGTACTCACCCATTTATATGGCGGCCAGGGTACCATGAATGTCCCTTCCTGGAGCCCCGACAGCCGGTTTATTGCGTTTGTGAGCAATACACAACTCAATGCCAGATAAAGGGGTGGTTAAATTAAGGTGCAGTTAATAATAGGTTTTTCTATTTGAATCGGGAAACCTCTTAGATCTACTAAATTGCTGCAAGGGATATCGAACAACCGAATCATAGGATATTCCTCGCCAGAAAGTTTTCTTTATTTACATTTTCATCCCAGAATGATCATGAAGTACAGTATTTTTCCTTTTTTCAGAATTCATCATACTTGGCTTTCCTGCCAACTGCGCGGCAGCATCAACAATGAAAGTCCCATTGGTAACTACTTCTTCTCCCTCTCTCAGTCCATCAAGCACTACATAACTGTCTTCCATTGAAGGCCCCAGGACAATTTCTCTCATTTTAAATGTCGGTTCTTTTGTATCAGGTATCCTGACATATACTATTGATCTTTTTCCTGTCCAGAGTACAGCAGATTGAGGGATGACAAGGCTCTTCCCGCCGGATAGCCTGGCCATCAGAATTCCGCTCACAAACATTTCGGGTTTGAGGTTATTGGCTTCATTTTGTATTTCGACCCTGATTCTTGCAGTACGTTTCTGGGGATCAATTACAGGATCAATAAAAGATACTATTCCAGTATACTCTTTCCCTGGTTGAGACCTTGCAGTAAACAAAATTCTATCACCAACCCTGATCCATGGCAGATCACTTTCATAGGCATCAAATACTACCCATACTTTTGACAAATCGGCAATCTGGTACATAGGTGTTCCAAGCGAAACATAATCGCCAACATTCACCATTTTTGCAATTACTATTCCCGAAACGGTGGCTTCCAGTTCAAATACAGGTCGAATTGTGCCGCTTCTTTCTATTGACAAAATCTGACTCTCTGTAAATTTCATCTGGAACAGCTTATCCCTTGCGACCTCATAGATATCAGGTCGCTCATTTTTCATTTTCACAGCTTCCAGAAGTTCCTGCTGGGCAATAAGTAAACCTGGTGAGTAAATTTGAGCAATTACCTGACCTTTTTGTACTTTTTCGCCCGTAAAATTAACCAGAAGTTTTTCAATTCGTCCCGCCACATGAGCAGGTTGGGTCTGAATAAGCCGCTCATCGGCCTCAATTTTCCCATACAGGCGTACTCTTTTGACCGGATTTTGACTGGTAACTATACTTGTTTGTACTTCAGCAAGTTTAGCGGCTTCTTCGGTCATTACTATTGCATCAGAATCAACTGGTGCAATTTCCTGCTTAAGAGGAATAAGATCCATTCCACATATAGGACATTTGCCAGGATGGTTCATCCTGATCTGCGGATGCATTGCGCATGTCCAGATTGTGTTTTGGGTTTCACTTACCTTCCAACCAGAAACATTCTTATCTGTAGGCGGCTTGTGAAAAATGAACCAGCCCAGTAACAACCCTAAAAGGATAAATAATGTACTCCTTAAGTATTTATTGGATAGATATGTTTTGATTTTCATAATTAGATTGTTTTTTAATCAATTCCTGTTAAATAAATTAAACGGGCGGTGGAAGTATTTTTGTCCACCACTGCTTCGATAAGCTTAAATTCAAAGTCGAGAAGTTGCTGTTGCATGCGGAGTATTTCTTCAAAGTCGCTCCCACTGGCTGAAAAAGAAGTAATGAGTAGTTGTACGCTTTTATCAGCAAGCAAGGCCTGATCTTTGTACAGTTTTACCCTTCGTGTGGCATCATTGTAATCCTGCATGGTTTGATGAAAATTGAACTGAAGGTTGTTCATCATTTCCACGGCTGATTCAGTTGCAGCTTCACGCATATATTCTGCTTCCTGTTGCATGGCTTTGTACTTTTTCCGGTAAATGGGTAAAGTGACCGATACCATGGGCATTATCATGTCTTTTCCATTCATCATGGAGGTATTATCTGAACGAGGCCGTATTAGCATGTAATTAAGACCTAATCCCAACATGGGATAACCCATGCGGGTAGCCATGGTAAGTTTGGCTGCATTTGCCAGGGCTTCAGCTTTGTACATCTTTACCATCGGATGGTTGGCAATGCTATCGGTCAGAGAGAGAATATCAGAAATCACCGGTGGTTCTATCAATGAATCGCCTGTAAACACTTCAGACAATGGATATCGGTTAAGAAATAGGTTAAAGCCCACTTTATCGGAAATAAGTTGATCTTTCAGCAGCGCAATTCGGTTTTCAAGGGATTGTATTTCAATCCGTATCCTCAGTAGGTTTACCATATCTCCTTTACTGCCATTTCCCATTGAACTACTCAAAGAACCGCCCATATTATCTGAAGACCCCGTGGAAATTATGGCTTGTGTTGAAGTCGTTGTACCGGTTCCTGTACGCCCCTGGCCTGACATTGCATCCCCATTCATTCCCGACGAGCTTGACGAAAGACTTGAAGAACTTGTTGATACGGAGCTACCCAATCCACCAGCAATACTTGTACCGCCACTGCGAAACTTTATGAGAGCAAGCTGCTCCAGTGTCTTGAGAATTTTTAGATTTTTTTCTGCTACCTCAATTTCTTTTTGAGTCCGATAAACCTTATAATATGCAGCCCTGACATTAAAATAAAGTTCATTTTTTGCATTCCTGAAATTTTCGAACTTTGCCAGAGCCATTTTTGATGCTTCATCTTTTGCTGCCTTCAACGTACCAAACCATGGGAACATCTGCATTAATCGAATTTCGGCTATCTGGTTACCTCCCAAAAGTTCCATGGGAGGAATGAAATAACCTGATTGTATTTCCGGATCCGGTAATGATGATGCTTGTGGTAATTTCTCAAGGGCTGCTGAATATTCCAGGAATCTGGCCTTTACACCCGGATTATTTAATGCAGCTTGTTCAAGATAATACGATAAAGAATCCTGGGAGTATGTGGAAGATGATAAAAATATGCAGAAGGAGATTGAAAAAAATAGAAATAAATGATTTTTCAAAATGAGAAGTCTGAGAAACTTGCTTTTTTCAATATCATTTTTTATACTTTTCATGTTTGATCCTTCCTTGCTTTGTTGATGTTATATAATTATCCTTGCTTATTCATCCGAAATAATCAATTTTCATTCGTGCATGTAGTTTGTAAGTATCATTGGGATTTAATTGTCCTTTCCCTCCAGATACATTGTAGTACAGGGACCACAAACATTGTCATCATTTGAATAATCATTCCACCAAATGTGGGAATGGCCATGGGTACCATAATATCTGCTCCTTTACCTGTGGAGGTCAATACTGGCAGGAGGGCTATTATTGCAACAGCAGCCGTCATCATAGCCGGACGTACACGTTTTTTTCCGGCAATTACAACAGCCTCACGTACATCGTAAACCGTAGCTGGTTTCTTTTCTTCAAATACCTGGTGTATATATGTCCCCATAATTACTCCATCATCGGTAGCAATCCCGAACAAGGCGATAAATCCCACCCATACCGCCACGCTCAGGTTGATGGTATGCATCTGGAATAGGTCGCGCATATTCACTCCGGCAATGGAAAAATTCATAAACCATGGTTGTCCGTATAGCCATAGCATTAAAAAACCCCCGGCAAAGGCCACAAATACCCCTGAGAAATGAATGGATGATGCGGTAAATGTTTTGAACTGGAAAAACAACAACAAAAACACAAGAATTAAGCTGACAGGAATAACTATAGCCAACCGTTTGGTTGCCCTGAGTTGCTGTTCAAAATTTCCTGTAAATTTGCATGATACACCAGCTGGCAATTGTAACTCGCCCGATTCAAGTTTTGCTTTAATATAAGTTTCTGCCTGTTCTACTACATCCACTTCGGCTGTTCCAGGTTGTTTGTCGAAAATAACATAACCATTGAGAAATGTATTTTCGCTACGTATCATTTGTGGACCGCGTGAGTAATTCAGCTCGGCCAGTTCGCCCAATGGTACCTGAGCACCAGTCATTGAGGGTATCAGTATTTTTTTCAGTTCTTCCGGCGTGGAGCGCAACTCACGTGCATATCTTACCCTAACATGAAAGCGTTCCCGGCCTTCTACAGTGGTGGTTAACGCCATACCTCCTATAGCACTTTGCAAAATTTCCTGTACCTCGCTGATGGTCATGCCATAACGGGCAATGGCTTCGCGGTTCAGTTTTATCTCAATATAAGGAGCACCTATGGCACGGTCATAAAATACCGACCCTGGAATTACTGAAGGAACTTCCTTTAG
This DNA window, taken from Bacteroidales bacterium, encodes the following:
- a CDS encoding TolC family protein; translation: MKSIKNDIEKSKFLRLLILKNHLFLFFSISFCIFLSSSTYSQDSLSYYLEQAALNNPGVKARFLEYSAALEKLPQASSLPDPEIQSGYFIPPMELLGGNQIAEIRLMQMFPWFGTLKAAKDEASKMALAKFENFRNAKNELYFNVRAAYYKVYRTQKEIEVAEKNLKILKTLEQLALIKFRSGGTSIAGGLGSSVSTSSSSLSSSSSGMNGDAMSGQGRTGTGTTTSTQAIISTGSSDNMGGSLSSSMGNGSKGDMVNLLRIRIEIQSLENRIALLKDQLISDKVGFNLFLNRYPLSEVFTGDSLIEPPVISDILSLTDSIANHPMVKMYKAEALANAAKLTMATRMGYPMLGLGLNYMLIRPRSDNTSMMNGKDMIMPMVSVTLPIYRKKYKAMQQEAEYMREAATESAVEMMNNLQFNFHQTMQDYNDATRRVKLYKDQALLADKSVQLLITSFSASGSDFEEILRMQQQLLDFEFKLIEAVVDKNTSTARLIYLTGID
- a CDS encoding efflux RND transporter periplasmic adaptor subunit, whose protein sequence is MKIKTYLSNKYLRSTLFILLGLLLGWFIFHKPPTDKNVSGWKVSETQNTIWTCAMHPQIRMNHPGKCPICGMDLIPLKQEIAPVDSDAIVMTEEAAKLAEVQTSIVTSQNPVKRVRLYGKIEADERLIQTQPAHVAGRIEKLLVNFTGEKVQKGQVIAQIYSPGLLIAQQELLEAVKMKNERPDIYEVARDKLFQMKFTESQILSIERSGTIRPVFELEATVSGIVIAKMVNVGDYVSLGTPMYQIADLSKVWVVFDAYESDLPWIRVGDRILFTARSQPGKEYTGIVSFIDPVIDPQKRTARIRVEIQNEANNLKPEMFVSGILMARLSGGKSLVIPQSAVLWTGKRSIVYVRIPDTKEPTFKMREIVLGPSMEDSYVVLDGLREGEEVVTNGTFIVDAAAQLAGKPSMMNSEKRKNTVLHDHSGMKM
- a CDS encoding TolB family protein, which codes for MKGIVSLLLMLVLSTIELVGQTGIFTASTDIGPVKTPGKTTYDASLGQYTLSAAGANIWGTSDEFHFAWVKITGDFILYARLEFPEIGGNAHRKAGIMFRESLDPSSPYADAVLHGDGLTSLQYRPSYGAETFEIKSIQQHFTILQLRREGTTIVASAAHDGEPLQKIGQIELGEKGKEFYAGIFVCSHDPDRTEKAVFSNLRLTIPAPEGFVPYRDFIGSRLEIMDVQTGHRKVIYESEVPFEAPNWTKDGKYLIVNQKGLLIKIPVEGGNPVELNTGSARFNNNDHGISFDGKWLAISNMPPERNGRSHVYVLPVSGGEPKLVTENGPSYWHGWAPDGKSVVFVGERNGEFDVYSIPVNGGKETRLTTARGLDDGPEYTPDGRYIWFNSNRTGTMQLYRMKPDGSAQEQMTFDEWNDWFPHISPDGKWIVWVSFPVTVPSGDHPYYKDVMIRMMPATGGAPRVLTHLYGGQGTMNVPSWSPDSRFIAFVSNTQLNAR